In the Chryseobacterium sp. MYb264 genome, one interval contains:
- the rlmD gene encoding 23S rRNA (uracil(1939)-C(5))-methyltransferase RlmD, with translation MGRKNNKKNLILENIKLLNAGAKGVAIGRTEEGKAVMVSGAIPGDIVNVRVKKAKSKYFEGEAIEVIEKSPYRVEPKCIHFGVCGGCKWQNMSYEKQLAFKQEEVYNNIKRIGGIEDFETVPILGSEEQYFYRNKMEFSFSNSRWLTQYEISSEENFGSKDALGFHIPGMWSKILDLKECFLQEDPSNAIRLAVKDYAVNEGLDFFDVKNHAGFLRTLMMRQNSKGEWMVLFQLYREEKENREKLFEFILNKFPQIKTLVYAINPKPNDSIYDLDVNIYFGEGYLMEEMDGLKFKIGPKSFFQTNYKQALELYRKTLEFADLKGDEVVYDLYTGTGTIAQYVARNAKQVIGIESVQEAIDAAIEHAELNGLTNTTFYCGDMKNVFNDEFLENHPKADVLITDPPRDGMHQKVVEQILKLSPEKVVYVSCNSATQARDLALMKDHYTVVKILPVDMFPQTHHVENIALLIKK, from the coding sequence ATGGGTAGGAAGAATAATAAGAAAAATTTAATTCTTGAAAATATAAAACTCCTGAATGCAGGAGCAAAAGGTGTTGCCATCGGAAGAACGGAAGAAGGTAAAGCAGTGATGGTTTCCGGAGCAATCCCTGGTGATATTGTGAATGTAAGAGTGAAAAAAGCAAAGTCTAAATATTTTGAAGGCGAGGCTATAGAAGTGATTGAAAAATCTCCTTACAGAGTAGAACCAAAATGTATTCATTTTGGTGTTTGTGGTGGTTGCAAATGGCAGAATATGAGCTATGAGAAGCAATTGGCATTCAAGCAGGAAGAGGTATATAACAATATCAAAAGAATTGGCGGGATTGAAGATTTTGAAACGGTTCCGATCTTAGGTTCTGAAGAGCAGTATTTTTACAGAAATAAAATGGAGTTTTCTTTTTCGAATTCCCGTTGGCTGACTCAGTATGAGATCAGTTCTGAAGAGAATTTTGGCAGTAAAGATGCCCTTGGATTCCATATTCCGGGAATGTGGAGTAAAATTCTTGATCTTAAAGAGTGCTTCCTTCAGGAAGATCCTTCTAACGCTATCAGGCTGGCGGTAAAAGATTATGCGGTAAATGAAGGACTGGACTTTTTTGATGTTAAAAATCACGCAGGTTTTCTAAGAACCTTAATGATGAGACAAAACTCGAAAGGGGAGTGGATGGTTCTTTTCCAGTTGTACAGAGAAGAAAAGGAAAACAGGGAAAAGCTTTTTGAATTTATCTTAAATAAGTTTCCGCAGATTAAAACGTTGGTGTATGCGATTAATCCTAAGCCAAATGATTCAATCTACGATTTAGATGTGAATATTTATTTCGGAGAAGGTTATTTAATGGAAGAAATGGATGGTTTGAAATTTAAAATCGGTCCAAAATCATTCTTTCAGACCAATTATAAGCAGGCATTGGAATTATACAGAAAAACCCTTGAATTTGCTGATCTTAAAGGTGATGAAGTGGTTTACGATTTATATACAGGAACGGGAACTATTGCCCAATATGTAGCGAGAAATGCAAAGCAGGTAATTGGGATAGAATCGGTTCAGGAAGCTATTGATGCAGCTATTGAGCATGCTGAACTGAATGGTTTAACAAACACGACCTTTTATTGTGGAGATATGAAAAATGTCTTCAATGACGAGTTCCTTGAAAATCATCCTAAAGCAGATGTTTTAATTACAGACCCGCCTAGAGATGGAATGCACCAGAAAGTGGTGGAACAAATTTTAAAATTATCGCCTGAAAAAGTGGTGTATGTAAGCTGTAATTCTGCAACTCAGGCGAGAGATTTAGCTTTAATGAAAGATCATTATACCGTAGTTAAAATTTTACCGGTAGATATGTTTCCGCAAACCCACCACGTGGAAAATATTGCTTTATTAATAAAAAAATAA
- a CDS encoding TlpA family protein disulfide reductase, protein MKKYLLLFIIAIFAMSCSKKVEVKGKITGGSPLERIEFIEASGVATLPLANIGMKNDGTFAGSFEAPKNGMYVISYGGKQNLVYLKGGQNLEISGNGATFPSEYVITGDAKKNNDFFTASQKYLADYAQKVNMNELMTKDEATFVKGIQKVETDINKNIDENAKKFSPDSEVIKWKQNDIKSTLLSIMGQYEMMKKQMSGAPSFKVAKVFTDYENKLQENKDDMVKENPAYRSYLLSKMSPDFQKYAEAKSKAKTDVTTSELFSQFLKDKKEFSQLTKDYLLAFVMAQSDIHPGTPAKTMEKIKKIIDEDIKDATIKKDLVQIQLAVNGLKIGEVAPDASLIKQDGKAYKLSENKGKPYMIAFYASWNPYIGEATVPILKEVVNFYKSKMNFVFVNVDDTKDQFVKTSNSLLKGIAGTNVYAEGGLNSDIAKKYGVYAFKLPNFIIIDKDGKVASRSFVNLGEQELVEILDKQTGLSAPKVAPQAQMQPGLNIDPSAAQQAPQPANPQPAPTK, encoded by the coding sequence ATGAAAAAATATCTTTTATTGTTTATCATCGCGATTTTTGCGATGTCTTGCTCTAAAAAAGTTGAAGTAAAAGGAAAAATCACGGGAGGTTCTCCATTAGAGAGAATTGAATTCATTGAAGCTTCAGGGGTGGCTACATTACCTTTGGCTAATATCGGAATGAAAAACGACGGAACGTTTGCAGGAAGCTTTGAAGCTCCTAAAAACGGAATGTATGTGATCTCTTATGGAGGAAAACAAAATTTAGTTTACTTAAAAGGCGGTCAAAACCTTGAAATTTCCGGAAACGGAGCTACATTTCCATCGGAATATGTGATCACAGGGGATGCAAAGAAAAACAATGATTTCTTCACCGCTTCTCAAAAATACCTGGCGGACTATGCCCAGAAGGTAAATATGAATGAGCTGATGACGAAAGACGAAGCTACATTCGTAAAAGGAATTCAGAAAGTGGAAACTGATATTAATAAAAATATCGATGAAAACGCTAAGAAATTCAGCCCAGACAGCGAAGTAATCAAGTGGAAGCAAAATGATATCAAAAGCACATTGCTTTCTATCATGGGCCAATACGAGATGATGAAAAAGCAAATGTCCGGAGCTCCTTCTTTTAAAGTGGCTAAAGTTTTCACAGATTATGAAAACAAGCTTCAGGAGAATAAGGATGACATGGTAAAAGAAAACCCTGCGTACAGAAGTTATCTTTTATCAAAAATGAGCCCTGATTTCCAAAAATACGCGGAGGCAAAAAGTAAGGCAAAAACAGATGTTACAACTTCTGAGTTATTCAGTCAGTTTTTGAAAGATAAAAAAGAGTTTTCTCAGTTAACAAAAGATTACCTTTTGGCATTCGTAATGGCGCAATCAGACATTCATCCGGGAACTCCTGCCAAAACAATGGAGAAAATCAAAAAAATCATTGATGAAGATATTAAAGACGCAACCATTAAAAAAGATCTTGTTCAGATCCAGTTGGCAGTAAACGGATTGAAAATTGGTGAAGTTGCTCCTGATGCATCATTAATTAAACAAGACGGAAAAGCATACAAGCTTTCTGAAAACAAAGGAAAACCTTATATGATTGCATTCTACGCTTCATGGAATCCTTATATCGGTGAGGCTACAGTTCCAATCTTAAAAGAAGTAGTGAACTTTTACAAATCTAAAATGAACTTTGTATTTGTAAACGTAGATGATACCAAAGATCAGTTTGTTAAAACAAGCAATTCTTTATTAAAAGGTATCGCCGGAACTAACGTTTATGCAGAAGGAGGATTAAACTCTGATATTGCTAAAAAATACGGAGTATATGCTTTCAAACTTCCGAATTTCATCATCATAGATAAAGACGGTAAAGTGGCTTCAAGATCTTTTGTGAATCTTGGTGAGCAGGAATTGGTAGAGATCTTAGACAAACAAACAGGTCTTTCTGCTCCTAAAGTTGCGCCACAGGCACAAATGCAGCCGGGATTGAATATTGATCCTTCTGCGGCTCAGCAAGCTCCACAGCCTGCAAATCCGCAACCGGCTCCAACAAAATAA
- a CDS encoding ABC transporter ATP-binding protein, producing MYCTTHHLSDILLDDWRKITASVPQNSQLFNGTVLQNIVLEEEGDDQKLQELVLLGFDNFINSLPQGFMTVVGEEGINLSGGQKQLLSWMRALYHNPEFIILDEPTSSLDVANKAFIYELIIKVKKNKIIFMITHNLENIKNICDEVVVLKDSSLVKY from the coding sequence TTGTATTGTACAACTCATCACTTAAGTGATATTTTACTAGATGACTGGAGAAAAATAACAGCTTCGGTACCTCAAAATAGTCAGCTATTTAATGGTACAGTATTACAAAATATTGTTTTAGAAGAGGAAGGAGATGATCAAAAGCTACAGGAACTTGTTTTATTAGGGTTTGATAATTTTATTAATTCATTGCCACAAGGCTTTATGACGGTAGTAGGTGAAGAGGGTATTAATTTGTCAGGCGGACAAAAACAGTTGCTAAGTTGGATGAGAGCACTATATCATAATCCTGAGTTTATAATCTTAGATGAGCCTACTTCATCTTTAGATGTTGCGAATAAAGCTTTTATTTATGAGTTAATAATAAAAGTAAAGAAGAACAAAATTATTTTTATGATTACTCATAATTTAGAAAATATAAAAAATATTTGTGATGAAGTAGTTGTTTTAAAGGATTCATCTCTGGTAAAATATTAA
- a CDS encoding succinate dehydrogenase/fumarate reductase iron-sulfur subunit, with translation MSAKKGLHLTLKIWRQKNSKTKGQFETYKISDVSTDSSFLEMLDILNENIINEGKEPIAFDHDCREGICGMCSLYINGRAHGPDTGITTCQLHMRMFKDGETIVIEPWRSAAFPVIKDLMVDRSAFDRVMAAGGFISVNTSGNTLDANAIPVPKEDADKAMDAAACIGCGACVATCKNGSAMLFVGAKVSQYALLPQGRVEAKRRVLNMVKAMDEEGFGNCSNTGACEVECPKGISLENIARMNREYMAALADRG, from the coding sequence ATGAGTGCAAAAAAAGGCCTTCATCTTACCCTAAAAATTTGGAGACAAAAAAATAGCAAAACTAAAGGTCAGTTTGAGACCTACAAAATATCGGATGTTTCCACAGATTCTTCATTCTTAGAAATGTTGGATATTCTGAACGAAAATATCATTAACGAAGGTAAGGAGCCTATCGCTTTCGACCACGACTGTCGTGAAGGAATTTGCGGTATGTGTTCTCTTTACATCAACGGTAGAGCGCATGGTCCGGATACAGGTATCACGACTTGTCAGCTTCACATGAGAATGTTCAAAGACGGTGAAACCATCGTTATTGAGCCTTGGAGAAGTGCTGCTTTCCCTGTTATTAAAGACTTAATGGTAGACAGAAGTGCATTTGACAGAGTGATGGCTGCTGGTGGATTTATTTCGGTAAATACTTCGGGTAATACATTGGATGCCAATGCTATTCCTGTTCCTAAAGAAGATGCAGACAAAGCAATGGATGCTGCGGCTTGTATCGGATGTGGAGCTTGTGTGGCAACATGTAAAAATGGTTCTGCAATGCTATTCGTAGGAGCTAAAGTTTCTCAGTACGCTCTTTTACCTCAGGGTAGAGTAGAGGCTAAGAGAAGAGTTCTGAACATGGTGAAAGCGATGGACGAAGAAGGATTCGGAAACTGTTCAAATACCGGTGCTTGTGAAGTAGAATGTCCAAAAGGAATTTCTCTTGAAAACATCGCGAGAATGAACAGAGAATACATGGCTGCTTTGGCTGATAGAGGATAA